A window from Armatimonas rosea encodes these proteins:
- a CDS encoding M24 family metallopeptidase translates to MSDLTREKLNQAAAIVAQSEADVWLTFVRETSGIADPCLPFLMEGGLTWQSALLVSKTGKKVVVAGNYDLDGLEKSGDWDETIGYVQGIREPLVDALEELIPVSVASPKIAVNFSENDDKCDGLTYGMFRLLESYLARTRFAGALISAEPIIRALRGRKTATELAAMRGAIVETDRLFAEIAERAKPGITERQLADFVHAQMEVRGLGFAWEQEGNPIVNCGPDSAVGHSAPSSLALAPGHILHIDLGVVQNGYASDLQRCWFVGSEIPEAVSRAHAAVLGAIEAGFAALRPGVSGWEVDAAARSFLVAAGYPEYLHALGHQVGRVAHDGGGLLGPCWARYGETPYWPIEAGQVYTLELGVAVEGHGYWSLEDMVVVTETGAEWLSTPQREAWTLPV, encoded by the coding sequence ATGAGTGACCTGACCCGTGAGAAACTAAACCAAGCCGCCGCGATTGTGGCGCAGTCCGAGGCCGATGTCTGGCTGACCTTTGTGCGCGAGACCAGTGGAATCGCCGACCCGTGCCTGCCGTTTCTGATGGAGGGCGGTCTCACCTGGCAGAGCGCGCTGCTTGTCAGCAAGACGGGCAAGAAGGTGGTGGTCGCGGGGAACTACGACCTCGATGGCCTGGAAAAATCCGGCGACTGGGACGAGACGATTGGCTACGTGCAGGGCATCCGTGAGCCGCTGGTCGATGCGCTGGAGGAGCTGATTCCCGTGAGCGTGGCGAGCCCCAAGATCGCGGTGAACTTCTCCGAGAACGACGATAAGTGCGATGGGCTGACCTACGGGATGTTCCGGCTCCTGGAGAGCTACTTGGCCCGCACACGCTTTGCCGGTGCTCTCATCAGTGCGGAGCCGATCATTCGGGCGCTGCGGGGCCGCAAGACCGCGACCGAGCTGGCGGCGATGCGTGGCGCGATTGTCGAGACAGATCGTCTGTTTGCGGAGATCGCCGAGCGCGCCAAACCCGGTATCACCGAGCGCCAGCTCGCCGACTTTGTGCACGCACAGATGGAGGTGCGCGGACTGGGCTTTGCGTGGGAGCAGGAAGGCAATCCCATTGTCAACTGCGGCCCAGACTCCGCGGTCGGACATAGTGCGCCCAGCTCCCTTGCGCTGGCTCCTGGGCATATCTTGCACATCGACCTTGGCGTCGTGCAGAACGGCTACGCGTCGGACCTGCAGCGCTGCTGGTTTGTGGGGAGCGAGATTCCCGAGGCAGTCTCGCGTGCCCACGCCGCCGTCTTGGGCGCGATCGAGGCGGGTTTTGCCGCGCTGAGGCCTGGCGTGAGCGGCTGGGAGGTGGATGCGGCCGCGCGGAGCTTCTTGGTCGCGGCGGGCTACCCGGAGTACCTGCATGCACTGGGGCACCAAGTGGGGCGTGTCGCCCACGATGGCGGAGGGTTGCTCGGGCCTTGTTGGGCACGCTACGGCGAGACCCCGTACTGGCCTATCGAGGCTGGGCAGGTCTACACGCTGGAGCTGGGGGTTGCGGTCGAGGGGCATGGGTACTGGAGCCTGGAGGACATGGTAGTGGTGACCGAGACGGGCGCAGAGTGGCTCTCGACACCGCAGCGCGAGGCCTGGACGCTCCCCGTTTAG